A part of Dysgonomonadaceae bacterium zrk40 genomic DNA contains:
- the tadA gene encoding Flp pilus assembly complex ATPase component TadA, translated as MPAVDLSNLMEDAYDPKEPYARVLNHEPLRFDGDMDPFQQLLVGASIKGASDIRIQTDSRIRIKMHGTQHFATARPLNASEVLSILSHMWRSEDAFSILRQGRPLDFSFEVPIDRHRRQRFRVNAKGVMKGAGDGISMTMRPLPTKTPTIDDVGLDTEVRPYMSPQNGIVVVAGATGQGKSTTLAGITRFHLENTADPKAIVDLQAPIEFTYSDVLTDHSDCASSIEQSEIGEGRNLPSFGDGVWAALRCAPDIISLGEARDKASLEGCLEASLTGHLVYTTTHAGSVAEGLRRMVVNFPAEERDARAFDLITSLQLFVVQHLVRTSDHRGRVPLREYLLFDDYVRDQFVSAPIGDWPKVVSRLMLESADRVLARSMHDAAQQKVDEGKVSYDDVRRLLPRH; from the coding sequence ATGCCGGCGGTTGATCTCTCGAATTTGATGGAAGACGCCTATGATCCGAAGGAGCCCTATGCTCGCGTCCTGAACCATGAGCCGTTGCGTTTTGACGGCGACATGGACCCGTTTCAACAGTTGCTGGTCGGGGCCTCCATCAAAGGGGCGTCGGACATCCGGATACAGACCGACAGTCGTATCCGGATCAAGATGCACGGCACCCAGCATTTTGCGACGGCAAGGCCCCTGAACGCCTCCGAGGTCCTGAGTATCCTGAGCCATATGTGGCGGTCGGAAGATGCCTTCAGCATTCTGCGTCAAGGGCGGCCGCTGGACTTCTCGTTCGAGGTGCCGATCGATCGCCACCGACGTCAGCGTTTCCGCGTGAACGCCAAGGGCGTGATGAAAGGTGCCGGCGACGGCATTTCCATGACGATGCGGCCGCTGCCGACAAAGACGCCGACGATCGATGATGTCGGTCTCGACACTGAAGTGCGCCCGTACATGTCGCCTCAGAATGGCATTGTCGTGGTCGCCGGGGCGACCGGCCAGGGAAAGTCCACGACGCTTGCCGGGATCACGCGCTTTCATCTTGAGAACACGGCCGATCCGAAAGCGATCGTCGATCTGCAGGCGCCTATCGAGTTCACCTATTCCGACGTGCTGACAGATCATAGCGACTGCGCGTCTTCCATTGAGCAGTCGGAGATCGGCGAAGGGCGCAACCTGCCGTCGTTCGGCGACGGAGTGTGGGCGGCACTGCGCTGTGCGCCTGATATTATTTCGCTGGGAGAGGCCCGCGACAAAGCCTCCCTCGAGGGTTGCCTGGAAGCCAGTCTGACCGGCCACTTGGTTTACACCACCACGCATGCCGGATCGGTCGCGGAAGGCTTGCGGCGCATGGTCGTGAACTTCCCGGCCGAAGAACGCGATGCACGCGCGTTCGACCTGATCACGTCGCTCCAGCTCTTCGTCGTTCAGCACCTGGTCCGCACAAGCGACCATCGCGGCCGCGTGCCGCTGCGCGAGTATCTGTTGTTTGATGACTATGTGCGCGATCAGTTTGTTTCCGCGCCTATCGGGGATTGGCCGAAGGTCGTGAGCCGCCTGATGCTTGAGTCGGCCGACCGTGTTCTTGCCCGCTCCATGCATGATGCGGCCCAACAGAAGGTTGATGAGGGCAAAGTTTCGTATGACGACGTCAGGCGATTGCTGCCGCGCCACTGA
- a CDS encoding calcium/sodium antiporter yields the protein MLPDLVLVVAGLFLLFIGGEGLVRGSVAIAERLGISKLLIGLVIVGFGTSTPELLVSVNAALDGAPEIALGNVVGSNIANVLLIVGIAAVIAPIANWERTAVREAVIASLVTLAAFALVQGAVITRLEGGAMLVVLAGYLGASYWLERRDRKAKAFQHQTDELKDIPLTRPWLAPVLAIGGIAALVFGADLLVEGAVNIARDFGVPDAVIGLSLVAIGTSLPELATAVVAAVRRHSDVVLGNVIGSNIFNILAILGVTVLIHPIEVAARFRQIDAPVMLGAALLLLTLLFAAKSIGRIWGVLMLALYAAYMIFLFSNGLSA from the coding sequence ATGCTCCCTGATCTTGTGCTCGTTGTGGCAGGTCTCTTTCTTCTTTTCATCGGTGGTGAGGGCTTGGTGCGAGGCTCGGTAGCCATCGCCGAACGACTGGGTATATCCAAACTTTTGATTGGACTGGTCATTGTCGGGTTCGGGACATCCACGCCTGAACTGCTTGTATCGGTAAACGCTGCCCTTGATGGCGCGCCGGAAATAGCGCTCGGAAATGTGGTGGGTTCGAACATCGCCAACGTGCTGCTGATCGTAGGCATAGCGGCCGTGATCGCTCCCATAGCGAACTGGGAGCGAACAGCCGTTCGCGAGGCGGTGATTGCGTCCCTCGTAACGCTTGCCGCATTTGCGCTGGTCCAGGGCGCGGTCATCACCCGTCTGGAAGGCGGCGCAATGCTGGTTGTACTCGCTGGCTACCTTGGCGCAAGCTACTGGTTGGAACGGCGGGATCGCAAGGCAAAGGCCTTCCAGCATCAGACCGACGAATTGAAAGATATCCCCCTGACACGACCTTGGCTGGCACCGGTCTTGGCAATCGGTGGAATAGCTGCGCTGGTATTCGGAGCTGACTTGTTGGTCGAAGGAGCTGTCAACATTGCTCGTGATTTCGGTGTGCCGGATGCGGTCATCGGGCTGTCACTCGTCGCCATCGGAACCTCCCTGCCGGAACTCGCCACGGCCGTCGTCGCCGCTGTCCGACGTCATTCCGATGTGGTTCTGGGCAATGTGATAGGTTCGAACATTTTCAACATCCTCGCAATCCTTGGCGTAACAGTACTGATACATCCAATCGAGGTTGCAGCGCGGTTTCGCCAGATCGACGCGCCGGTGATGCTTGGAGCCGCGTTGTTGCTGCTGACGCTGCTGTTTGCGGCCAAATCCATCGGGCGGATATGGGGTGTGCTCATGCTGGCTCTCTATGCGGCCTACATGATATTCCTGTTCTCCAACGGCCTATCGGCTTAA
- a CDS encoding type IV secretory system conjugative DNA transfer family protein: MTLTGILMAAFLSSCATMKDETPEPPPIPQLGGPDDLTSPRYAPLSYKQFASRAKRGKLGGTEVEEQRYSVLRDAALAYGAQAGFERRSWEIMNDLERESIKLSETFNFNRVAFKAPRETGYVLPPVITRATAAINVTDNGRKSVAADEYYRIEEPGRLVAILPTWRDYLVLPLDTPREPDDRLLPQDDDETKVWSQYLDEGWSQGEQQADAALQENMNLLRRDYLGMVEYRKAVEAGLITNLVLKSSETRAAGDVDELYIGERRVEIDDAARFVKNPARWKPIQRRFQVAK, encoded by the coding sequence ATGACGCTGACAGGCATTCTTATGGCCGCGTTTTTGTCTTCATGCGCAACAATGAAGGACGAAACCCCGGAACCGCCGCCCATCCCGCAGCTCGGCGGCCCTGACGACCTTACCAGTCCGCGATATGCGCCCTTGTCCTACAAGCAGTTTGCTTCCCGGGCCAAACGCGGAAAGCTTGGTGGGACCGAGGTTGAGGAGCAGCGCTATTCGGTCCTTCGGGACGCAGCCCTTGCCTATGGGGCACAAGCAGGATTTGAGCGGCGCAGCTGGGAGATCATGAATGATCTGGAGCGTGAATCGATCAAACTCTCTGAAACCTTCAATTTCAACCGGGTCGCATTCAAGGCGCCGCGGGAAACAGGCTACGTGTTGCCGCCGGTGATCACCCGCGCCACGGCGGCGATCAACGTCACTGACAATGGCCGCAAGAGCGTTGCCGCCGACGAATACTACCGCATCGAGGAGCCAGGCCGACTGGTCGCCATTCTGCCGACCTGGCGCGACTATCTTGTGCTCCCGCTCGATACGCCGCGTGAGCCTGACGATCGCCTATTGCCCCAGGATGACGATGAAACCAAAGTCTGGTCGCAGTATCTCGATGAAGGCTGGTCACAGGGCGAGCAGCAGGCCGACGCTGCTTTGCAGGAAAACATGAACCTGTTGCGGCGCGACTATCTCGGCATGGTCGAGTATCGCAAGGCGGTGGAAGCCGGCCTTATTACCAACCTCGTGCTGAAGTCGAGCGAGACGCGCGCGGCCGGTGATGTCGACGAGCTCTATATCGGGGAGCGCCGTGTCGAGATCGACGATGCCGCCCGGTTCGTCAAGAACCCTGCCCGATGGAAGCCAATCCAGAGACGTTTTCAGGTGGCCAAGTAA
- the traA gene encoding Ti-type conjugative transfer relaxase TraA: MAIYHLRAHQISRGKGQSAVAAAAYRHATHMNVARSGEIADYSRKKGCIHSEVVLPEAAPRWINAWHDRYSPHEFAERFWNRVEASEKRDDAQLAHEFVVALPVELSVEQNKALVRDFVRNQFAARGQVADWNYHDATGNPHVHIMVALRPLTETGFGSKRVPVLDGDGEPVRRPPKVEGQKGEIVYQHFAGWKDRLPEIRAAWSQVVNRHLVQHGYDTTVDHRSFEDRKIPLEPTTHRGPAVDDMEARGIQTEMVQQHQQVMRENFRRLAEDPALVLKMITAEKSVFDERDVAKFIHRYASTSEEFSGLFLRVGALENLVTLSQEIRDPFTNKLLEREKMTTREVLQMEAQMIDGVRQRATDQSFGAPPRQVEKAIADFSKSHGFSLSGEQAMVVHAVTSDRGVSTVVGYAGAGKSTVMDVVREVYEGQGRRVVGGALAGKAAEGLFESAGIESRTLASWRLSWEHDKRRLQKGDVFVLDEAGMVSSSDMVMLVDAVNAAQAKLILVGDARQLQPIQAGAAFRAIADNTGFVELTEVRRQRETWMRDASLAFGRGESRAALQTYADNGHIRLKGHRDDAMSELVGAWGADWRAGADTLMLAHTKAAVFSLNERARLTIKAHGGLQNEVTFDAVRGPRAFAVGDRLLFLENNRDLGVKNGMLATVEKANDGILDVRLDNGRIVAVNHEHYNNVDYGYATTIHKSQGATVDRVHVLATQMMDAQLSYVALSRHREAVTLYAGRNDFPEIKDLLNTLSRDRLKDSTLAYAHTPDYQLERDAFVRRRDLPDIGELRDLWRRSLDAMRSRFAAIAERFRAISERLSLARPQAVDVSPNVPPADGARPVEAEKEIRLPELTPAVSQALSRLSEVDRNTNGYSGKRGRWFRAAETELTQMSSATDLVMFNDQIAALVSPVEVRSLGRDPDDDKLQSLVAHLPPSAQTFIKRNWQLVHVGQLAADDKSRVDVASVMVTERRDAGLEADYEKERARYRLPDVPLVPSVTQWPVSVEAVARDPANYAAVTKSLHRSALQNMGKVWRDPAAILDKLVAAVTDGSDVIQVLKTMDQSPASLGDLNGKTNFLGRPDEERKAALAAVMPAISSADNFAGSLKVSIEGAEKSERKLRSQMAAPIDGLSPAAKDVLASLSKASSLPERSDERRALERAAIEDREAIGQLRGVAHDIRARFGDSSGAPAQELIARAMPELSPEARSRVHRDARQICAAYDRCVEIDRTQRRETRLEHEKSQYHSIGR; this comes from the coding sequence ATGGCGATCTATCATTTGCGCGCTCATCAGATATCCCGTGGCAAAGGGCAGAGTGCGGTCGCTGCCGCTGCATACCGCCACGCGACACATATGAACGTCGCGCGCTCCGGAGAGATTGCCGACTACAGTCGAAAGAAGGGTTGTATCCACAGTGAAGTCGTGTTGCCCGAAGCTGCCCCGCGGTGGATAAATGCCTGGCATGATCGATATTCGCCACATGAGTTTGCCGAGCGTTTCTGGAACCGTGTGGAAGCCAGTGAAAAGCGCGATGACGCCCAGCTCGCGCATGAGTTTGTCGTCGCACTGCCCGTTGAGTTGTCCGTAGAGCAGAACAAGGCTCTGGTTCGTGACTTTGTGCGCAATCAGTTTGCGGCGCGTGGGCAGGTCGCAGATTGGAACTATCACGATGCTACAGGGAATCCGCATGTTCACATCATGGTGGCGTTGCGACCGCTGACCGAGACAGGCTTTGGCTCAAAGCGGGTTCCGGTTCTTGATGGTGACGGTGAACCGGTCCGAAGGCCGCCAAAGGTGGAGGGCCAAAAGGGGGAAATCGTCTATCAGCACTTCGCGGGTTGGAAGGACCGCCTGCCCGAGATCCGCGCTGCCTGGTCGCAGGTGGTCAATCGTCATTTGGTCCAGCATGGATATGACACGACAGTTGATCATCGCAGCTTCGAAGATCGGAAAATTCCGCTGGAGCCGACGACGCATCGCGGCCCCGCCGTCGACGACATGGAGGCGCGCGGCATTCAGACCGAGATGGTCCAGCAGCACCAGCAGGTCATGCGTGAGAATTTCCGCAGGCTGGCGGAAGATCCTGCGCTTGTTCTGAAAATGATCACTGCGGAAAAGTCCGTTTTCGATGAACGTGATGTTGCAAAGTTCATCCACCGGTATGCGTCAACGTCTGAAGAATTTTCCGGGCTTTTCCTCCGGGTCGGTGCGCTCGAAAACCTTGTGACGCTTTCCCAGGAAATCCGCGACCCGTTCACGAACAAACTTCTTGAACGGGAGAAGATGACCACGCGAGAAGTCCTGCAGATGGAAGCGCAGATGATCGATGGCGTCCGTCAGCGCGCGACGGATCAGTCTTTCGGTGCCCCGCCGCGTCAGGTTGAAAAGGCGATCGCGGACTTCTCGAAGTCGCACGGGTTTTCCCTTTCCGGCGAACAGGCGATGGTCGTTCACGCCGTCACGTCCGATCGCGGCGTATCGACGGTGGTCGGCTATGCGGGAGCGGGTAAATCCACGGTCATGGACGTCGTGCGGGAGGTTTACGAAGGGCAGGGGCGTCGTGTGGTTGGCGGAGCGCTTGCCGGAAAGGCAGCCGAGGGCCTGTTTGAATCGGCTGGTATCGAGAGCCGGACGCTGGCGTCCTGGCGCTTGTCGTGGGAACACGACAAGCGCCGACTTCAGAAAGGCGACGTGTTCGTTCTGGATGAGGCAGGAATGGTCTCTTCGAGCGACATGGTGATGTTGGTTGATGCGGTTAACGCGGCGCAGGCCAAGCTTATTCTTGTCGGGGACGCGCGGCAGCTTCAGCCTATTCAGGCTGGCGCTGCGTTTCGCGCCATTGCGGATAATACCGGGTTTGTCGAGTTGACGGAGGTGCGCCGGCAAAGGGAAACATGGATGCGGGACGCTTCTCTCGCATTCGGGCGCGGTGAGAGCCGCGCGGCGCTTCAAACTTATGCAGACAACGGGCACATTCGTCTTAAGGGCCATCGTGACGATGCCATGTCTGAGTTGGTTGGTGCGTGGGGAGCTGATTGGCGCGCCGGCGCCGATACGCTGATGCTGGCGCACACCAAGGCCGCGGTGTTCAGTCTGAATGAGCGGGCACGCCTGACCATCAAAGCCCACGGGGGGCTTCAAAATGAAGTGACGTTTGACGCGGTTCGTGGCCCGCGCGCTTTCGCCGTTGGCGATCGGCTGTTGTTCCTGGAAAACAATCGTGACCTTGGCGTCAAGAACGGAATGCTGGCAACCGTGGAAAAGGCGAATGACGGCATTCTTGACGTTAGGCTCGACAACGGCAGGATCGTTGCGGTCAACCATGAGCATTACAACAACGTTGATTATGGCTACGCGACGACGATCCATAAGTCGCAAGGGGCGACCGTCGATCGGGTGCATGTGCTTGCCACACAGATGATGGATGCCCAGCTTTCCTATGTCGCGCTTTCGCGTCATCGCGAGGCGGTCACACTTTATGCCGGCCGGAATGACTTTCCTGAAATCAAGGATTTGCTGAACACGCTGTCGCGCGACCGGCTCAAGGATTCAACGCTGGCCTATGCGCATACGCCCGACTATCAGCTCGAACGTGACGCGTTTGTGCGTCGGCGCGACCTTCCGGACATTGGCGAACTGCGCGATCTTTGGCGTCGATCGCTCGATGCCATGCGTTCGCGGTTCGCGGCTATTGCGGAACGGTTCAGAGCAATTTCCGAACGGCTTTCGCTTGCGCGTCCGCAAGCGGTTGACGTCTCGCCGAATGTCCCGCCTGCCGACGGCGCGCGGCCTGTTGAAGCTGAAAAAGAGATCAGGCTTCCTGAACTGACGCCAGCGGTCAGCCAGGCGCTTTCGCGGCTTTCGGAAGTGGACCGCAACACGAACGGCTACAGCGGCAAACGGGGGCGCTGGTTCCGCGCTGCCGAAACCGAGCTGACGCAGATGTCATCAGCGACCGATCTGGTGATGTTCAATGACCAGATCGCAGCGCTCGTTTCCCCGGTGGAAGTTCGATCTCTTGGTCGCGATCCGGATGACGACAAGCTTCAGTCGCTTGTCGCGCATCTTCCGCCATCGGCGCAGACCTTCATCAAGAGAAACTGGCAGCTCGTGCATGTCGGTCAGCTGGCCGCCGACGACAAGAGCCGCGTTGATGTTGCGTCGGTCATGGTCACGGAGCGGCGCGATGCTGGCCTTGAGGCCGATTATGAAAAGGAGCGGGCACGTTATCGCCTTCCCGATGTTCCGCTTGTTCCGTCCGTGACGCAATGGCCCGTTTCGGTCGAAGCCGTTGCCCGTGATCCGGCCAATTACGCGGCGGTTACCAAGTCGCTGCACCGGTCTGCGCTTCAGAACATGGGCAAGGTCTGGCGCGATCCGGCCGCGATCCTCGACAAGCTGGTGGCGGCGGTGACGGATGGCTCCGATGTCATTCAGGTATTGAAAACGATGGACCAGAGCCCGGCATCGCTAGGCGATTTGAACGGCAAAACAAACTTCCTGGGGCGCCCTGATGAGGAGCGGAAAGCGGCACTTGCGGCAGTGATGCCGGCGATCAGTAGTGCTGATAATTTTGCCGGATCATTAAAGGTGAGCATTGAGGGTGCCGAAAAGTCGGAGAGAAAGCTGCGTAGCCAGATGGCCGCGCCAATCGACGGACTGTCGCCGGCCGCCAAAGATGTGCTGGCCTCTCTGTCGAAAGCGTCCAGTCTTCCGGAACGCTCTGACGAACGTCGCGCTCTTGAAAGGGCGGCGATCGAAGACAGGGAAGCCATCGGCCAGCTGCGGGGTGTCGCTCATGATATCAGGGCGCGTTTTGGCGATAGCAGCGGCGCGCCGGCGCAGGAACTGATTGCACGGGCAATGCCGGAGCTTTCTCCAGAAGCAAGATCGAGGGTTCATCGTGATGCCCGCCAGATCTGCGCTGCCTATGACAGGTGTGTCGAGATCGATCGGACACAGCGGCGCGAAACTCGTCTCGAGCACGAGAAGTCGCAGTATCATTCTATCGGGAGATAA
- a CDS encoding DotD/TraH family lipoprotein (Members of this family include DotD of type IVB secretion systems and TraH of plasmid conjugative plasmid systems, both lipoproteins.), whose amino-acid sequence MRIAISLALAVLAGCTSTRDVPSDSPTINYIDNQVHLVRSELNDAALYQNVLEARATNTVEVRNPGIAQDPIMKIVDAEWQGTLDELTTRVASEVDYSVSASGEKSGAPILISTNFYNLTALGLLREAYGQAKGRARLVIDQGARHMTIYYARPEQSPIPHQEDLKP is encoded by the coding sequence ATGCGCATCGCGATCAGCCTGGCACTGGCTGTGCTCGCTGGCTGTACCAGCACAAGAGACGTTCCGTCGGATTCCCCTACGATCAATTACATCGACAATCAAGTCCATCTCGTTCGAAGCGAGTTGAACGATGCAGCGCTCTATCAAAATGTCCTGGAAGCGCGTGCTACGAATACGGTTGAGGTGCGCAATCCGGGGATTGCCCAAGACCCGATTATGAAGATCGTTGATGCCGAATGGCAGGGAACGTTGGATGAGCTGACAACGCGGGTTGCCAGCGAAGTGGACTACAGCGTGTCGGCGTCCGGGGAAAAGTCCGGCGCTCCGATTTTGATCTCGACCAATTTCTACAATCTGACGGCCTTGGGATTGCTTCGGGAAGCCTATGGGCAGGCGAAGGGACGTGCGCGCCTCGTGATCGATCAAGGCGCCAGACACATGACAATCTATTACGCTCGCCCTGAGCAAAGCCCGATCCCGCATCAGGAGGACCTCAAGCCGTGA
- a CDS encoding alkaline phosphatase family protein, which translates to MSILVTSPIGPILFLDGVREGRLSLSALFIAARGYVPPPIILGDAEVHAMALAEYDHAIAWRARFSLPADRTSAYAWDGVSYEVAGDLTGDIRLAYVSCNGEEIADMEREGSERNAMWARLRESYQAKPFALMLHGGDQVYADEITLGHRLSHDWPDRKPDDPSPPELADLRHHLREGFFARYAAIYSTPELAWLAARAPSLMQWDDHDICDGWGSLHHSLTESQVGQTVFSVARESFLIFQQAAREGDLPFRFADRSGRHLGWGISAPGLRILAPDLRSERTRDQIMGTGGWAMMTAEALRKMEGHTLLMSSVPLLGPRLSLLEALMAVIPRMQKYEDDLRDQWQSRAHREEWQRMLKLVIQIGQRDGHQLTAISGEIHLAARAVMDLGHGLHLNQLVASGIAHRAPPKAWARFLGALASLGEQPLPEHPIRINTVPGQSERYTAERNYLLLERSSGTWSARWDLETSGMTKSLALY; encoded by the coding sequence ATGTCTATTCTTGTCACATCACCCATCGGGCCTATCCTTTTCCTTGATGGTGTGCGGGAGGGGCGATTAAGCCTTTCGGCCCTTTTCATTGCCGCACGGGGTTATGTGCCGCCACCGATCATTCTCGGAGATGCCGAGGTCCATGCAATGGCTTTGGCGGAGTATGATCATGCGATCGCTTGGAGGGCGCGGTTCTCACTACCGGCCGATCGGACCTCCGCCTACGCCTGGGATGGCGTGAGCTATGAGGTCGCCGGCGATCTCACGGGTGATATTCGTCTGGCTTATGTCTCGTGCAATGGCGAAGAAATAGCCGACATGGAACGTGAGGGCTCAGAGCGCAACGCCATGTGGGCGCGCCTGCGCGAAAGCTATCAGGCCAAGCCCTTCGCGCTCATGCTTCACGGCGGTGATCAGGTCTATGCCGACGAGATCACGCTCGGTCACAGGTTGAGCCATGATTGGCCCGACCGCAAACCGGACGATCCGTCACCTCCGGAGTTGGCCGATTTGCGACACCATCTCCGCGAGGGTTTCTTCGCTCGATATGCCGCGATTTATTCAACACCTGAGCTTGCGTGGCTGGCCGCTCGAGCACCCTCGCTCATGCAGTGGGACGATCACGACATCTGCGACGGGTGGGGATCGTTGCATCACTCCCTGACAGAATCTCAGGTGGGCCAGACGGTTTTTTCAGTCGCGCGGGAGAGCTTTCTGATCTTCCAGCAAGCGGCCAGGGAGGGTGACCTGCCGTTCCGGTTCGCGGACCGCTCGGGGCGACATCTCGGTTGGGGCATTTCCGCGCCCGGACTGCGCATTCTCGCTCCGGATCTGCGTTCGGAGCGGACGCGAGACCAGATCATGGGGACTGGTGGTTGGGCAATGATGACGGCAGAAGCTTTGCGCAAGATGGAAGGGCACACGTTGCTGATGTCGAGCGTCCCATTGCTCGGGCCGAGGCTGTCACTGCTTGAGGCTCTGATGGCCGTCATTCCGCGGATGCAGAAATACGAGGACGACTTGCGAGACCAGTGGCAAAGCCGTGCGCATCGCGAGGAATGGCAGCGGATGCTAAAGCTCGTGATCCAGATAGGTCAACGTGACGGCCATCAACTGACCGCGATCTCAGGAGAAATTCACCTTGCCGCCCGTGCCGTTATGGACTTAGGACACGGCCTTCATCTCAATCAGCTTGTCGCGTCAGGCATTGCACATCGTGCGCCGCCCAAGGCTTGGGCTCGCTTCCTTGGCGCTCTCGCATCGCTCGGCGAGCAACCGCTTCCTGAGCATCCTATCCGAATCAATACGGTGCCTGGTCAAAGCGAGCGCTACACAGCCGAACGCAACTATTTGCTCCTTGAGCGATCATCCGGGACCTGGTCAGCGCGCTGGGACCTGGAAACGAGTGGTATGACTAAGTCGCTTGCACTCTACTGA
- a CDS encoding zf-TFIIB domain-containing protein: MQCPLDGQTLVIAERSGIEIDYCPKCRGVWLDRGELDKIIERSGQAAMKPQRGRDSREAPSFGRDHDDDRASDGSRSYKKKKKESFLSDLFDF; encoded by the coding sequence ATGCAGTGTCCGCTGGACGGTCAAACCCTCGTCATTGCCGAACGTAGCGGTATAGAGATTGATTACTGCCCCAAATGCCGCGGAGTTTGGCTGGACCGTGGCGAACTGGACAAGATTATCGAACGATCGGGCCAAGCTGCGATGAAACCCCAGCGGGGGCGCGACAGTCGCGAGGCGCCTTCATTTGGGCGCGACCACGATGACGACCGAGCCAGTGACGGATCGAGGTCTTACAAAAAAAAGAAAAAGGAATCGTTCCTCAGTGATTTGTTCGATTTTTGA
- a CDS encoding Do family serine endopeptidase — protein sequence MNEANNSTRLKTILKGSAAAGLVAAVVYGGITGSAINAFADPVQIEAPAENPGFADVVSAVSPAVVSVRVRGEVKQVSDNLPGYGFGNGLDRLPENHPLRRFFDQFGGPGFATPYQGKGEAPREVHPISQGSGFFISDDGYVVTNNHVVDNGSEFSILLDDGTELDAKLVGKDSRTDLAVLKVDDKRNFTYVDFAEDEDVRVGDWVVAVGNPFGLGGSVTAGIVSALGRDIGTGPYDDYIQIDAAVNRGNSGGPAFNLNGEVVGINTAIFSPSGGNVGIAFAIPAYVAQDVVQDLIDDGKVERGWLGVQIQPVDAEIAESLGLQADRGALVVEPMQGSPAARAGIETGDVIVALNDEPIEDASDLSVKIASAGPSSKVQLSVWRDGETKSIDLTLGNLAKADVNTAESQDTIAPSTFQALPSVGLTVAPAQEGNGLVIAKVDPESDAALQGIFEGERIASINNRKVSDIDDAKAILNDVQKSNREHALFQIEGERGSRFVALPVQQS from the coding sequence ATGAACGAAGCCAATAACTCGACACGACTCAAAACCATTCTCAAAGGCTCAGCGGCAGCAGGACTTGTAGCTGCGGTCGTCTATGGAGGTATCACTGGCTCCGCGATCAACGCTTTTGCTGATCCGGTTCAAATTGAAGCCCCGGCAGAGAACCCTGGCTTCGCCGATGTCGTCAGCGCGGTGTCGCCAGCAGTGGTGTCGGTTCGGGTCAGAGGCGAAGTCAAACAGGTTTCAGACAATCTACCTGGCTACGGTTTTGGGAATGGTCTCGACAGACTGCCCGAGAATCATCCTCTACGGCGTTTCTTCGACCAATTTGGTGGACCAGGCTTTGCCACCCCCTATCAAGGGAAAGGCGAAGCTCCGCGAGAAGTTCACCCAATCTCACAAGGCTCGGGCTTCTTCATCTCTGACGACGGTTATGTCGTCACAAACAACCATGTCGTAGATAACGGATCTGAGTTTAGTATTCTTCTTGATGACGGGACCGAACTCGATGCGAAGCTTGTCGGCAAAGACAGCCGAACGGATTTGGCGGTACTCAAGGTCGACGACAAGCGGAATTTTACGTATGTCGATTTTGCCGAAGACGAGGACGTGCGCGTGGGCGACTGGGTGGTCGCGGTTGGCAATCCCTTTGGACTTGGCGGTTCCGTGACCGCCGGTATCGTATCAGCACTTGGTCGCGATATCGGAACCGGCCCTTATGACGATTACATCCAGATCGACGCCGCAGTGAATCGTGGTAACTCCGGCGGTCCGGCATTCAATTTGAATGGAGAAGTCGTGGGCATCAACACTGCGATCTTCTCACCCTCTGGTGGCAATGTCGGAATCGCTTTCGCAATTCCAGCGTACGTGGCGCAGGACGTTGTGCAGGACCTCATCGATGACGGCAAGGTCGAGCGCGGCTGGCTTGGCGTGCAGATCCAGCCGGTGGACGCCGAGATTGCAGAATCGCTTGGCCTTCAGGCGGACCGAGGCGCGCTTGTTGTCGAACCCATGCAAGGCTCTCCAGCGGCCAGAGCTGGTATCGAGACAGGAGATGTCATTGTAGCCTTGAATGATGAGCCGATCGAGGACGCCAGCGATCTCTCAGTCAAGATCGCGTCCGCCGGCCCTTCAAGCAAGGTCCAGCTCTCGGTATGGAGAGACGGAGAAACGAAATCGATCGATCTAACGCTTGGGAATCTGGCGAAAGCTGATGTCAATACAGCCGAAAGCCAGGACACGATAGCGCCGAGCACATTTCAGGCGCTGCCAAGTGTTGGACTGACGGTTGCCCCTGCCCAGGAAGGCAATGGCCTGGTGATCGCCAAAGTCGATCCAGAATCCGATGCTGCGTTGCAGGGCATCTTCGAAGGCGAACGCATCGCCTCAATCAATAACCGGAAGGTAAGCGACATTGATGATGCCAAGGCCATCTTGAACGACGTTCAAAAGTCTAACAGAGAGCACGCCCTCTTCCAGATTGAAGGGGAGCGAGGCAGCCGTTTTGTGGCCTTGCCGGTTCAGCAGAGCTAA